The Vicia villosa cultivar HV-30 ecotype Madison, WI linkage group LG1, Vvil1.0, whole genome shotgun sequence genome includes a region encoding these proteins:
- the LOC131644713 gene encoding uncharacterized protein LOC131644713, which translates to MIFLRRHLHEDLKNEYLIVIDPHVLWKNLKDRYDHQKTVILPKARYEWMHLRLQDFKSVSDYNSSMFRITSKLLLCGEKVTDEDMLEKTFSTFHASNVLLQQQYREKGFIKYFDLISCLLVAEQNNEVLMKNHEARPTGTTLFPEVNMARHDHYKKNHGRGRAYAHGRGRNYAHGLRFDRGRNGNHKNTFPPEVEKC; encoded by the coding sequence ATGATATTCCTTCGTCGTCACCTTCACGAGGATCTTAAAAATGAGTATCTTATCGTAATTGACCCACATGTCTTGTGGAAAAATTTGAAAGATAGATATGATCATCAAAAAACGGTTATCCTACCAAAAGCTCGATATGAATGGATGCATTTACGTTTGCAGGATTTTAAAAGTGTAAGTGATTATAATTCTTCAATGTTTAGAATAACTTCTAAGTTATTATTATGTGGAGAAAAAGTAACTGATGAAGATATGCTAGAAAAAACATTTTCCACTTTTCATGCATCCAATGTGCTCCTGCAGCAGCAGTATCGAGAAAAggggtttattaaatattttgaccTAATATCTTGTCTTCTTGTGGCTGAGCAAAATAATGAAGTATTGATGAAAAATCACGAGGCACGTCCCACTGGTACAACTCTATTCCCAGAAGTCAATATGGCAAGGCACGACCACTATAAGAAAAATCATGGTCGCGGTCGTGCATACGCACATGGTCGTGGTCGTAACTATGCTCATGGTCTTCGTTTTGATCGTGGTCGCAATGGGAATCATAAAAACACATTTCCACCCGAAgtggaaaaatgttga
- the LOC131625900 gene encoding uncharacterized protein LOC131625900, with protein MSATTLSLTPTPLVGSSSYHYSNPNPNFNAFFFFSSNYNPKLKPTTLSSSSSRTTCVYGHVNRDSDYEVENGLGYFDSDEELGTLVRTQVQTVAEGSPSSRPSDYDPAPDVDYLQELLAIQQQGPRTIGFFGTRNMGFMHQELIEILSYAMVITKNHIYTSGASGTNAAVIRGALRAEKPELLTVILPQSLSKQSPESQELLSKVKNVIEKPHNDHLPLLAASRLCNMDIISHVQQVICFAFHDSRLLMETCQEAKNMRKIVTLFYLD; from the exons atGAGTGCTACTACTCTCTCTCTAACTCCCACCCCTCTCGTGGGTTCTTCTTCTTATCATTATTCCAATCCAAACCCTAATTTCAatgccttcttcttcttttcctccAATTACAACCCTAAACTCAAACCAACAAccctatcatcatcatcatctaggACCACG TGTGTTTATGGACACGTGAATAGAGATTCAGATTACGAAGTTGAAAATGGGTTAGGCTATTTTGATTCCGATGAGGAACTAGGCACTCTTGTTCGAACTCAGGTTCAAACTGTCGCCGAAGGATCACCCTCCAGCAGGCCATCTGACTACGACCCTGCTCCTGATGTTGATTATCTACAG GAGTTATTGGCCATTCAACAACAAGGACCTAGAACTATTGGCTTTTTTGGAACACGGAACATGGGATTCATGCACCAGGAATTAATTGAGATTCTTAGCTATGCTATGGTTATAACT AAAAACCACATATACACATCTGGAGCATCTGGGACAAATGCAGCTGTTATCCGGGGTGCTTTAAGAGCAGAGAAACCAGAATTGCTTACAGTTATATTACCCCAAAGTTTAAGCAAACAGTCTCCTGAGAGTCAGGAGCTGTTATCCAAG GTGAAAAATGTGATAGAGAAGCCCCATAATGATCATCTACCTTTATTAGCAGCCAGCAG GCTATGTAATATGGATATCATTTCACATGTCCAGCAAGTCATTTGCTTTGCTTTCCACGACAGTAGGTTGCTGATGGAAACATGTCAAGAAGCAAAAAATATGCGGAAAATTGTGACTCTCTTCTACCTTGACTGA